One genomic region from Pseudochaenichthys georgianus chromosome 15, fPseGeo1.2, whole genome shotgun sequence encodes:
- the LOC117459497 gene encoding C-X-C motif chemokine 9-like — translation MWLRGISAALVSSMKLYLPSACQLAFLSLCCVLITVRESDSTYVPGRCMCPQAQPGVKGKLKELTVHQKSPSCDKVTVIVVLKSNNRVVCLSPVSPMGKQLIRCWNRSHNLGRDVTLCLKRRRRRGGRGGQRQRQRSRTQSRKASSSIPR, via the exons ATGTGGCTCAGGGGGATCAGTGCAGCACTCGTATCCAGCATGAAGCTTTATCTTCCTTCAGCCTGTCAGCTTGCCTTCCTGAGCCTCTGCTGTGTACTGATCACAG TGAGAGAGTCAGACAGCACGTATGTCCCGGGAAGATGTATGTGTCCGCAGGCCCAACCAGGTGTCAAAGGGAAACTGAAAGAACTCACAGTTCACCAGAAAAGCCCCAGCTGCGACAAAGTCACAGTAAT AGTGGTCCTGAAGAGTAACAATCGAGTAGTGTGTCTGAGTCCAGTATCACCGATGGGCAAACAGCTGATTCGCTGCTGGAATAG GAGTCATAATCTGGGTCGTGATGTGACGCTGTgcctgaagaggaggaggaggaggggtggGAGAGGAGGTCAGCGCCAGCGACAGAGGAGCAGGACCCAGAGCAGGAAAGCCTCATCCTCAATCCCCCGATAG